Proteins from a genomic interval of Kitasatospora kifunensis:
- a CDS encoding WD40 repeat domain-containing protein, giving the protein MDLIPPADGTRRSPAPSSAAPPPATASSAPVSPAAPAALAAPSPAAPCDEDFGSELRRLRTERGLSLSALSRLLHYSKGYLSKIENGTKPAGHDLARRCDELLHADGSLLRLAEATAPAGDPALTVTERPVPAAPSDLGVPCPYLGLAAFGPADTRWFAGRESALCALLDRLAERAGQGPLALVAPSGAGKSSLLRAGLVPALQRGALPSARPGARRVVVCTPTAQPLTTLRRLLDAGSASVAAASASLADASAPASALGLAVVVDQFEEVFTLCPDPAERRAFIQALDELATAPDGTPAAEATLVVLGVRADFCGRCLDHPELVPVFTRGLLALGPMTGAELHEAITRPAAEVGLLLEPGLVEVLLRDLGPVEPPHCLDPADHATATAALPLQPGVAGVLPLLSHALLATWQQREGRTLTVAGYLRTGGVHGAIAATAESLFAGLSADGRQTARQLLLRLVHVSEDNETTRHPVAHDQLVRRLPTPEPGDMADPSTATRPRPLSQRLPQWLSRRLSRRLPRPVSLRRLSLRQLLPTAAAPLPPPRRPQGEASPATAAVLNAFVQARLITVDSQTVLITHEALIRAWPRLRGWIHADRAGLLVRQQLAEAAVEWERERRDPTALYRGTRLAIASEHLRDPRRRAELTSTEADFLRAAHAQEAERQQTLRRQLRRRRQLLVTLAVLLLLAVAAGGVAYRQRTEALTERRTALSKALAAESAALAAGRPEESMLLADEAFRTAPTTEARGALLSTQSQAFTGRLFGHAGPVNEVAFSPDSTRLATASSDGTVKIWSVADRRLDTTLTGHGGPVRAVAFSPDGQTIASGSSDGTVRLWDVLGRRLPVTLFGNGGAVRTVAFSPDGRTVVSGGADRTVRLWDTTSHTLIAAMSGHTDEVLGVAYSPDGRLAASAGADRTIRLWDTSTHAPTAVLTGHGDEVLGVAFSPDGHTLASGGADRTVRLWDITNHTLLTTLTGHSDDVNGVAYTDDGATLVSASGDGTVRLWDLATRRVIATLCGHTDYVQGVAVSPDGKLIATAGFDQTAALWEIGAAALTVHPFTEIWQSVFSPDGRTVAAADAAHTVRLWDVARHALVGTLLGHSGSVFGVSFSPDGRLLASAGADQSIRLWDLTTRTQLATLTGHQGSVFAVAFSPDGRLLASAGEDRTVRLWDVRTRRPLGVLNGHTDFVNAVAFSPDGRLLASGSDDLTVRLWEVGAQRLLATLNGHTGSVRAVAFAPDGRSLASAGNDGTVRTWDPRDHSLTATLTGHTGSVRGVAFAPDGRTLASAGNDGTVRTWDTLRHTLSATLTGHTDAVWSVAFSPDGRTLASSGSDGTIRLWDSSTQDRTAGICRVVGVVSPEHWARLLPDQPYKPGC; this is encoded by the coding sequence GTGGACCTGATTCCACCAGCGGATGGGACTCGCCGTTCCCCGGCCCCCTCGTCTGCCGCGCCCCCGCCGGCTACTGCCTCATCAGCTCCCGTCTCTCCTGCTGCCCCTGCCGCCCTTGCCGCCCCCTCGCCTGCCGCGCCCTGCGACGAGGACTTCGGCTCCGAGCTGCGTCGGCTGCGCACCGAGCGCGGTCTGTCGCTCAGCGCCCTGTCCCGCCTGCTCCACTACAGCAAGGGCTACCTCAGCAAGATCGAGAACGGCACCAAGCCGGCCGGCCACGACCTGGCCCGCCGCTGCGACGAGCTGCTGCACGCCGACGGCTCGCTGCTACGGCTGGCCGAAGCCACCGCGCCGGCGGGCGATCCGGCCCTGACCGTCACCGAGCGCCCCGTGCCCGCCGCGCCGTCCGACCTGGGGGTCCCCTGCCCCTATCTGGGATTGGCCGCGTTCGGGCCCGCGGACACCCGCTGGTTCGCCGGCCGCGAGAGCGCGCTCTGCGCGTTGCTCGACCGACTGGCCGAACGCGCCGGGCAGGGCCCGCTCGCGCTGGTCGCCCCATCGGGGGCGGGCAAGTCCTCCCTGCTGCGGGCCGGGCTGGTGCCCGCCCTCCAACGCGGCGCCCTGCCGTCCGCGCGACCAGGAGCCCGCCGGGTGGTGGTCTGCACGCCGACCGCGCAGCCGCTCACCACCCTGCGCCGGCTCCTTGACGCCGGCTCCGCCTCGGTTGCCGCCGCCTCTGCCTCGCTTGCCGACGCGTCCGCGCCCGCCTCGGCCCTCGGCCTGGCAGTCGTGGTGGACCAGTTCGAGGAGGTCTTCACCCTCTGTCCCGACCCCGCCGAGCGGCGCGCCTTCATCCAGGCCCTGGACGAGCTCGCCACCGCCCCGGACGGCACGCCCGCCGCCGAGGCCACCCTCGTCGTGCTGGGTGTCCGCGCCGACTTCTGCGGGCGTTGCCTCGACCATCCGGAGCTGGTCCCCGTCTTCACCCGCGGCCTGCTCGCCTTGGGTCCGATGACCGGCGCCGAACTCCACGAAGCGATCACCCGCCCGGCGGCGGAGGTGGGCCTGCTGCTGGAACCAGGCCTGGTCGAAGTCCTGCTGCGCGACCTCGGGCCGGTGGAGCCGCCGCACTGCCTCGACCCGGCCGACCACGCCACCGCGACCGCCGCCCTCCCCCTCCAGCCGGGCGTGGCGGGCGTCCTCCCGCTGCTCTCGCACGCCTTGCTCGCCACCTGGCAGCAGCGCGAGGGACGTACGCTGACCGTGGCGGGCTATCTGCGCACCGGCGGAGTGCACGGCGCGATCGCCGCCACCGCCGAAAGCCTCTTCGCGGGCCTGTCCGCCGACGGTCGACAGACGGCTCGCCAACTGCTGCTCCGCCTGGTCCATGTGAGTGAGGACAACGAGACGACCCGCCACCCGGTCGCCCATGACCAGTTGGTGCGCCGGCTGCCGACCCCCGAACCGGGAGACATGGCGGACCCGTCCACGGCCACCCGGCCTCGACCGCTTTCCCAGCGTCTCCCCCAGTGGCTTTCTCGGCGGCTTTCCCGGCGGCTTCCCCGGCCGGTTTCCCTGCGACGGCTGAGCCTGCGTCAACTGCTGCCCACCGCGGCCGCTCCCCTGCCGCCCCCGCGCAGACCGCAGGGCGAGGCCAGCCCGGCGACCGCGGCGGTGCTGAACGCCTTCGTCCAAGCCCGCCTGATCACCGTCGACAGCCAGACGGTGCTGATCACCCATGAGGCCCTGATCCGGGCCTGGCCGCGGCTGCGCGGGTGGATCCACGCCGACCGGGCCGGCCTGCTGGTCCGCCAACAGCTCGCCGAGGCCGCCGTCGAGTGGGAGCGCGAACGGCGCGATCCCACGGCGCTCTACCGGGGCACCCGGCTCGCGATCGCCTCCGAGCACCTACGCGATCCGCGGCGCCGAGCCGAACTGACCTCCACCGAAGCCGACTTCCTACGGGCCGCTCACGCGCAGGAGGCAGAGCGGCAGCAGACTCTGCGGCGCCAACTGCGCCGGCGTCGACAACTGCTGGTCACCCTCGCGGTGCTGCTACTGCTCGCCGTCGCGGCCGGCGGTGTCGCCTACCGGCAACGGACCGAGGCGCTCACCGAGCGCCGTACCGCACTCTCCAAGGCCCTGGCCGCCGAGTCGGCCGCCCTCGCGGCGGGCCGCCCCGAGGAGTCGATGCTGCTGGCCGACGAGGCGTTTCGGACCGCGCCGACCACCGAGGCCCGCGGCGCGCTGCTCAGCACCCAGTCCCAGGCGTTCACCGGCCGCCTCTTCGGCCATGCCGGGCCGGTCAACGAGGTCGCCTTCAGTCCCGACTCCACCCGTCTGGCAACGGCGAGTTCGGACGGGACGGTGAAGATCTGGAGCGTCGCGGACCGCCGGCTCGACACCACCTTGACCGGGCACGGCGGTCCTGTGCGTGCGGTCGCGTTCTCTCCGGACGGCCAGACCATCGCTTCCGGCAGCTCGGACGGCACGGTGCGACTGTGGGACGTGCTCGGCCGCCGACTGCCCGTCACCCTCTTCGGCAACGGCGGCGCGGTCCGTACGGTCGCGTTCAGCCCCGACGGCCGGACCGTGGTCTCGGGTGGGGCCGACCGCACCGTGCGGCTCTGGGACACCACCAGCCACACCCTGATCGCCGCCATGAGCGGCCACACCGACGAGGTGCTCGGCGTGGCGTACAGCCCGGACGGCCGACTGGCCGCCTCGGCCGGGGCCGACCGCACCATCCGGCTCTGGGACACCAGCACGCACGCGCCGACCGCCGTCCTCACCGGACACGGTGACGAGGTCCTCGGCGTGGCCTTCAGCCCCGACGGACACACCCTCGCCTCGGGCGGGGCCGACCGCACCGTCCGGCTCTGGGACATCACCAACCACACCCTGCTCACCACCCTCACCGGCCACAGCGACGACGTCAACGGCGTGGCCTACACCGATGACGGCGCGACCCTGGTGAGTGCGAGCGGCGACGGCACCGTGCGGCTCTGGGACCTGGCGACCCGCCGGGTCATCGCCACACTCTGCGGCCACACCGACTACGTCCAGGGCGTGGCCGTCAGCCCGGACGGCAAGCTGATCGCGACCGCCGGCTTCGACCAGACCGCGGCGCTCTGGGAGATCGGCGCGGCCGCACTGACCGTGCACCCGTTCACGGAGATCTGGCAGAGCGTGTTCAGCCCCGACGGGCGCACCGTGGCGGCGGCGGACGCCGCGCACACGGTGCGCCTGTGGGATGTCGCCCGGCACGCCCTGGTCGGAACGCTCCTGGGGCACAGCGGCTCCGTCTTCGGTGTCTCCTTCAGCCCCGACGGCCGACTGCTGGCCTCGGCCGGAGCCGACCAGAGCATCCGGCTCTGGGACCTGACGACCCGCACCCAGCTGGCGACCCTCACCGGTCATCAGGGGTCGGTCTTCGCGGTGGCGTTCAGCCCGGACGGGCGGCTACTGGCCTCGGCCGGCGAGGACCGGACGGTACGGCTCTGGGATGTCCGGACCCGGCGGCCGCTGGGCGTGTTGAACGGGCACACCGACTTCGTGAACGCGGTCGCCTTCAGCCCGGACGGACGCCTGCTCGCCTCGGGCAGCGACGACCTGACGGTGCGGCTCTGGGAGGTCGGAGCGCAGCGGCTGCTGGCCACGCTGAACGGCCACACGGGTTCGGTGCGCGCCGTCGCGTTCGCACCCGACGGGCGGAGTCTGGCCAGCGCCGGCAACGACGGCACGGTGCGCACCTGGGATCCACGGGACCACAGCCTCACCGCCACCCTCACCGGCCACACCGGCTCGGTGCGCGGCGTCGCGTTCGCACCCGACGGACGCACACTGGCCAGCGCCGGCAACGACGGCACGGTGCGCACCTGGGACACCCTGCGCCATACCCTCAGCGCCACCCTCACCGGCCACACCGACGCCGTCTGGTCGGTCGCCTTCAGCCCGGACGGCCGCACCCTTGCCAGCAGCGGCAGCGACGGCACGATCCGCCTGTGGGACTCCAGCACCCAGGACCGCACCGCCGGGATCTGCCGGGTGGTCGGTGTCGTCAGCCCAGAGCACTGGGCCCGGCTGCTCCCCGATCAGCCCTACAAGCCAGGCTGCTGA
- a CDS encoding MarR family winged helix-turn-helix transcriptional regulator, whose product MSGRDESIEIIQRELTAFARRARHKASQLHPGLSLVTYSILDLMYERGGCRAADLAAYFMLDKSTVSRQVGSLEKLGLLSREVDPEDHRGQILRPSEQGLALLRHAYEMRRESFTERFTEWGDEDVARLAGYLVRYGAAD is encoded by the coding sequence GTGTCGGGCCGAGACGAGTCGATCGAGATCATCCAGCGCGAGCTGACCGCCTTCGCCCGACGGGCTCGGCACAAGGCCTCGCAACTGCATCCGGGGCTCTCCCTGGTGACGTACAGCATCCTCGACCTGATGTACGAGCGCGGCGGCTGCCGGGCCGCGGACCTCGCCGCCTACTTCATGCTCGACAAGTCGACGGTGAGTCGGCAGGTCGGCTCGCTGGAGAAGTTGGGGCTGCTGAGCCGCGAGGTGGATCCGGAGGATCATCGCGGCCAGATCCTGCGCCCGAGCGAGCAGGGGTTGGCGCTGCTGCGCCACGCGTACGAGATGCGGCGCGAGTCGTTCACCGAGCGGTTCACGGAGTGGGGCGACGAGGACGTCGCGCGGCTGGCGGGCTACCTGGTGCGGTACGGCGCGGCCGACTGA
- a CDS encoding LysM peptidoglycan-binding domain-containing protein produces the protein MMSVNGRPSLPSRAALKRAIATTVIVGVGAGLPMIAASGASATPVHHNTAQQQSAELAPSAAAQASAPAPAAAQAPADYTVQGGDWLSKIATSHNVQGGWQKLYELNKSVLTAGPDVIYPGQQLALADGSAPAQAPAQTPAPAPAPQKSAPAAPSSSSTSAQSNTAAPAAPAAAAAPALSANASTASLQALAASIVPADQLASFEQIITHESGWKVTATNPSSGAYGLPQALPGSKMASAGSDWATNPATQIKWALQYMNQTYGSPNQAWVFWQAHQAY, from the coding sequence ATGATGTCCGTCAACGGCCGTCCCAGCCTGCCCAGCCGTGCCGCGCTCAAGCGTGCGATCGCCACCACCGTCATCGTCGGCGTCGGTGCCGGTCTGCCCATGATCGCCGCCAGTGGCGCCAGCGCTACTCCGGTCCACCACAACACCGCGCAGCAGCAGTCGGCCGAGCTCGCCCCGAGCGCCGCGGCCCAGGCCTCGGCTCCGGCCCCGGCCGCCGCGCAGGCCCCCGCCGACTACACCGTGCAGGGTGGCGACTGGCTGTCCAAGATCGCCACCAGCCACAACGTGCAGGGCGGTTGGCAGAAGCTGTACGAGCTGAACAAGTCGGTGCTCACCGCGGGCCCGGACGTGATCTACCCCGGCCAGCAGCTCGCGCTCGCCGACGGCTCCGCCCCGGCCCAGGCTCCGGCGCAGACCCCGGCTCCGGCCCCGGCCCCGCAGAAGAGCGCCCCGGCCGCGCCGAGCAGCAGCTCGACCAGCGCCCAGAGCAACACCGCCGCCCCGGCTGCCCCGGCGGCTGCGGCGGCCCCCGCTCTCAGCGCCAACGCCAGCACGGCCTCGCTGCAGGCGCTCGCCGCCTCGATCGTCCCGGCCGACCAGCTGGCGTCGTTCGAGCAGATCATCACCCACGAGAGCGGCTGGAAGGTCACCGCCACCAACCCGAGCTCCGGCGCCTACGGCCTGCCGCAGGCCCTGCCCGGCAGCAAGATGGCCTCGGCCGGCTCGGACTGGGCGACCAACCCCGCCACCCAGATCAAGTGGGCGCTGCAGTACATGAACCAGACCTACGGCAGCCCGAACCAGGCCTGGGTCTTCTGGCAGGCCCACCAGGCGTACTGA
- a CDS encoding serine hydrolase domain-containing protein — MTYKSDELPINEVRAEELPTPALTVSELLPETRRALLHRLAVGQAQGRTPSLVGAVVRSGHRVWSGGRSMIEGHAPDENTQYRIGSITKTFIAVLVLRLRDEGLLDLADPLEQHLPGTAAGRATIRELLSHTAGLAAETPGPWWERTDGSLRPELGNLLEEQPFRHPAGERYHYSNPGYALLGALVSKLRRQPWSEVLRQEVLDPLGLTRTTLLPQSPHAGGFAVHPWADVMLPEPLTDTGLMAPAGQLWSTAADLARWAAFLAGSIPGGAEKVLAGTTLAEMRRPACGPDDDWTSSYGLGLQLVRVDGRLLVGHTGSMPGFLASLWLSEEDDVAAVTLTNVTAGPDLLMVGPDLIRIVAEREPLLPSAWRPFTDADPELLALTGPWYWGPTALALHLRAERALELTALSGPARTSRFLPEPDGSWTGLDGYYAGEPLRVVRADDGSVSHLDLAGFVLTRGPYHPAAVTPGDVDPQGWHAG; from the coding sequence ATGACGTACAAGTCCGACGAGTTGCCGATCAACGAGGTGCGGGCCGAGGAGCTGCCCACCCCCGCCCTGACCGTCAGCGAGTTGCTGCCCGAGACCCGTCGGGCCCTGCTGCACCGCCTCGCCGTCGGACAGGCGCAGGGTCGCACTCCCTCCTTGGTCGGCGCGGTGGTCCGCAGCGGCCACCGGGTGTGGAGCGGCGGCCGGAGCATGATCGAGGGGCACGCGCCGGACGAGAACACCCAGTACCGGATCGGCTCGATCACCAAGACCTTCATCGCGGTGCTGGTGCTGCGCCTGCGCGACGAGGGCCTGCTCGACCTGGCCGATCCGCTGGAACAGCACCTGCCGGGCACCGCCGCAGGCCGCGCCACCATCCGCGAACTGCTCAGCCACACGGCCGGGCTGGCCGCCGAGACGCCGGGCCCCTGGTGGGAGCGGACCGACGGCTCGCTCCGCCCCGAGCTGGGCAACCTGCTGGAGGAGCAGCCGTTCCGCCACCCGGCCGGAGAGCGCTACCACTACTCCAACCCCGGCTACGCCCTGCTCGGCGCGCTGGTGAGCAAGCTGCGCCGACAGCCGTGGAGCGAGGTCCTGCGCCAGGAGGTGCTGGACCCGCTGGGCCTGACCCGCACCACCCTGCTGCCGCAGTCCCCGCACGCGGGCGGGTTCGCCGTGCACCCGTGGGCGGACGTGATGCTCCCCGAACCGCTCACCGACACCGGCCTGATGGCACCGGCGGGGCAGCTCTGGTCCACGGCCGCCGACCTCGCCCGTTGGGCCGCCTTCCTCGCCGGCAGCATCCCGGGCGGCGCGGAGAAGGTGCTGGCCGGCACCACGCTGGCCGAGATGCGCCGACCCGCCTGCGGCCCGGACGACGACTGGACCTCCAGCTACGGCCTGGGCCTGCAGCTGGTCCGGGTCGACGGGCGGCTGCTGGTCGGTCACACCGGTTCGATGCCCGGCTTCCTGGCCAGCCTGTGGCTGAGCGAGGAGGACGACGTGGCGGCGGTCACCCTGACCAACGTGACGGCCGGTCCCGACCTCTTGATGGTCGGCCCCGACCTGATCCGGATCGTGGCCGAGCGCGAACCCCTGCTGCCCAGTGCCTGGCGCCCGTTCACCGACGCCGATCCGGAACTGCTGGCACTGACCGGCCCCTGGTACTGGGGCCCCACCGCGCTGGCCCTGCACCTGCGGGCGGAGCGCGCTCTGGAGCTCACCGCGCTCAGCGGCCCCGCCCGCACCTCACGCTTCCTGCCCGAGCCCGACGGCAGCTGGACCGGCCTCGACGGCTACTACGCGGGTGAGCCGCTGCGCGTGGTGCGCGCCGACGACGGTTCGGTCAGCCACCTCGACCTCGCCGGCTTCGTGCTGACCCGCGGCCCCTACCACCCGGCCGCGGTGACGCCCGGCGACGTCGACCCACAGGGGTGGCACGCGGGCTGA
- a CDS encoding SAM-dependent methyltransferase — protein MTQLQTDRPHPARIYDYWLGGKDNFPPDRQAAEHAITASADIPAAARENRAFLRRAVRLAAESGIRQFIDIGAGLPSPGNVHEVVQTVAPDARVVYVDNDPIVLTHGRALLADNRSTTVLTGDVRELDELFERPELRALVDFSQPVAVLLLALLHFVSDEQARHAVEQVRARVAPGSYLLLSHSTHEGNPERAAEVAKTWDKTASGIRLRGRDEVTGLFDGWELLEPGVDFVPLWRPDASTEATTRWMYAGVGRKS, from the coding sequence ATGACGCAGCTTCAGACTGACCGGCCGCACCCCGCGCGGATCTACGACTACTGGCTCGGCGGCAAGGACAACTTCCCGCCGGACCGCCAGGCGGCCGAGCACGCGATCACCGCCTCGGCGGACATACCGGCGGCTGCCCGGGAGAACCGCGCGTTCCTGCGGCGGGCGGTGCGACTGGCCGCAGAGTCCGGCATCCGGCAGTTCATCGACATCGGCGCCGGACTGCCCTCGCCCGGCAACGTGCACGAGGTGGTGCAGACCGTGGCACCCGACGCCCGGGTGGTCTACGTGGACAACGACCCGATCGTGCTCACCCACGGCCGCGCGCTGCTGGCCGACAACCGCAGCACCACGGTGCTGACCGGGGACGTCCGCGAGCTGGACGAGCTCTTCGAACGCCCGGAGCTGCGCGCGCTGGTGGACTTCTCGCAGCCGGTGGCGGTGCTGCTGCTGGCGCTGCTGCACTTCGTCAGCGACGAGCAGGCGCGGCACGCGGTGGAGCAGGTCCGCGCGCGGGTGGCACCGGGCAGCTACCTGCTGCTCTCGCACAGCACGCACGAGGGCAACCCGGAGCGCGCCGCCGAGGTGGCCAAGACCTGGGACAAGACCGCCTCGGGCATCCGGCTTCGCGGCCGCGACGAGGTGACCGGACTGTTCGACGGCTGGGAACTGCTGGAGCCCGGCGTGGACTTCGTCCCGCTCTGGCGCCCGGACGCCTCGACGGAGGCCACCACCCGCTGGATGTACGCGGGGGTCGGCCGCAAGAGCTGA
- a CDS encoding carbohydrate kinase family protein — MTDFLVIGESVADIVRTPGRPDVPHPGGSPANVAYGLSRLGHPTALLTQLGADPVGELITAHLRSAGVELLTDRRQAAATPSAIVTLDAQGRASYTFDIHWSLAPVRPAVAAPHTHFGSLAALLAPGAEATLDLVAGLREGATVSYDPNIRPALLGSPTEVRAQVERCVALSDVVKASDEDLDWLYPDRTPEQVAAAWLAAGPALVLVTRGGAGALAVTRDARVDGPARAAEVVDTVGAGDSFMSAALDALAARGLLGAGGRAALRTLTESALAALLRHAGAAAAVTVSRAGANPPDVRELAAALAGP; from the coding sequence ATGACCGACTTCCTCGTCATCGGTGAGAGCGTTGCCGACATCGTCCGCACGCCCGGCCGGCCCGACGTGCCGCACCCCGGTGGCAGCCCCGCCAACGTCGCCTACGGCCTGAGCCGGCTCGGACACCCCACCGCGCTGCTCACCCAGCTGGGCGCTGACCCGGTCGGCGAGCTGATCACCGCCCACCTGCGCTCGGCCGGCGTCGAGCTGCTGACGGACAGACGGCAGGCGGCCGCCACCCCGAGCGCGATCGTCACCCTCGACGCCCAGGGACGGGCGAGCTACACCTTCGACATCCACTGGTCGCTGGCCCCCGTCCGTCCCGCCGTCGCGGCCCCGCACACCCACTTCGGCTCGCTCGCCGCCCTGCTCGCGCCCGGCGCCGAGGCCACCCTGGACCTGGTGGCCGGGCTGCGCGAGGGCGCGACGGTCAGCTATGACCCCAACATCCGCCCGGCCCTGCTCGGTTCGCCCACCGAGGTCCGCGCCCAGGTGGAGCGCTGCGTGGCACTCAGCGACGTGGTCAAGGCCAGTGACGAGGACCTCGACTGGCTCTACCCCGACCGCACGCCGGAGCAGGTCGCCGCCGCCTGGCTCGCCGCCGGCCCCGCGCTGGTGCTGGTGACCAGGGGCGGCGCGGGCGCCCTCGCCGTCACCCGCGACGCTCGGGTCGACGGGCCGGCCAGGGCGGCCGAGGTGGTGGACACGGTCGGCGCCGGTGACTCCTTCATGTCCGCCGCTCTGGACGCGCTCGCGGCCCGCGGCCTGCTCGGCGCCGGTGGCCGGGCCGCGCTGCGGACCCTGACGGAATCGGCCCTGGCGGCCCTGCTGCGCCACGCGGGCGCGGCAGCCGCCGTCACCGTCTCCCGTGCCGGGGCCAACCCACCGGACGTCCGGGAGCTGGCCGCGGCGTTGGCCGGTCCGTGA
- a CDS encoding pseudouridine synthase produces the protein MRRRTKPVPAPLPQRRGVDPVRVRLPAEGSWATVAEYLAHRLPDEVGDRLAQMLRAGEIIGVAGPVGPGTRFEPGTSVWFHRDLPPEVPVPFELEVIHRDEHLVVVDKPHFLATTPRGSHVVQTALSRLRHELDLPELSPAHRLDRLTAGLVMFVADPQARGAYQTLFRDRLVTKEYEAVARYDPLLELPRTVRSRIVKERGVIAAREEDGPVNAESRIELIEHRGGLARYRLTPLTGRTHQLRLHMSGLGLPILGDPVYPEVLPEAAPGDFRRPLQLLAVTLAFTDPLSGQPVRLRSRRTLAAWTDTDTDLSTDTEKGRPGYDAGGVRGDTRTAPHGTA, from the coding sequence ATGAGACGCAGGACGAAGCCGGTGCCCGCCCCGCTGCCGCAGCGCCGCGGTGTGGACCCGGTGCGGGTTCGGCTGCCGGCCGAGGGTTCCTGGGCGACCGTGGCCGAGTACCTGGCCCACCGGTTGCCGGACGAGGTCGGGGACCGGCTGGCGCAGATGCTGCGGGCCGGCGAGATCATCGGGGTGGCCGGGCCGGTCGGACCCGGGACTCGCTTCGAGCCCGGCACCAGCGTCTGGTTCCACCGCGACCTGCCGCCCGAGGTGCCGGTGCCGTTCGAGCTCGAGGTGATCCACCGCGACGAGCACCTGGTGGTGGTCGACAAGCCGCACTTCCTGGCCACCACCCCGCGCGGCAGCCACGTGGTGCAGACCGCGCTCTCCCGCCTGCGCCACGAGCTCGACCTGCCGGAGCTCAGTCCCGCGCACCGACTGGACCGGTTGACGGCCGGACTGGTCATGTTCGTCGCCGACCCGCAGGCGCGCGGCGCCTACCAGACGCTGTTCCGGGACCGCCTGGTGACCAAGGAGTACGAGGCCGTCGCGCGCTACGACCCGCTGCTGGAGCTGCCCCGGACGGTGCGCAGCCGGATCGTCAAGGAGCGCGGGGTGATCGCGGCCCGCGAGGAGGACGGGCCGGTGAACGCCGAGAGCCGGATCGAGCTGATCGAGCACCGCGGTGGGCTGGCCCGCTACCGGCTGACCCCGCTGACCGGCCGCACCCACCAGCTGCGGCTGCACATGAGCGGGCTCGGCCTGCCGATCCTCGGCGATCCCGTCTACCCGGAGGTCCTGCCCGAGGCGGCGCCGGGCGATTTTCGCAGGCCGCTGCAACTGCTCGCGGTTACGCTGGCGTTCACCGATCCGCTGAGCGGGCAGCCGGTGCGGCTGCGCTCGCGGCGGACGCTGGCAGCGTGGACGGACACGGACACGGACCTGAGTACGGACACGGAGAAGGGACGGCCGGGGTATGACGCCGGGGGAGTACGAGGAGACACCCGAACAGCGCCTCACGGCACTGCGTGA
- a CDS encoding pyridoxine/pyridoxamine 5'-phosphate oxidase, translating into MTPGEYEETPEQRLTALRELLIHQPAMARELPGFDVEQAPADPAELFVAWLLAALRDGVPDAQVLTLSTEGLDGGPDARIVALRDVDPAAGEWWLAGDVHSPKGRQLAACARAALTWYWPALGRQVRVRGAVRTGSAAAAGETFRLLSPKSRVASLVGRQSEPLGEAAEFSAAWAVAERELAADQEIVAAGYTQYAVRAEAVEFWQGAAERRHVRLAYRRPAEDGQWTRRMLWP; encoded by the coding sequence ATGACGCCGGGGGAGTACGAGGAGACACCCGAACAGCGCCTCACGGCACTGCGTGAGTTGCTGATCCACCAGCCGGCGATGGCGCGCGAGCTGCCCGGCTTCGACGTCGAGCAGGCACCGGCGGACCCGGCGGAGCTCTTCGTGGCCTGGCTGCTGGCGGCGCTGCGCGACGGGGTACCGGACGCGCAGGTGCTGACGCTCAGCACCGAGGGGCTCGACGGCGGCCCGGACGCGCGAATCGTGGCGCTGCGCGACGTGGACCCGGCGGCGGGCGAGTGGTGGCTCGCGGGGGACGTGCACAGCCCCAAGGGCCGCCAGCTGGCGGCCTGCGCTCGGGCGGCGCTGACCTGGTACTGGCCGGCACTCGGGCGCCAGGTCCGGGTGCGGGGTGCGGTGCGGACGGGGAGCGCGGCAGCGGCTGGTGAGACCTTCCGGCTGCTGAGCCCGAAGTCGCGGGTGGCGTCGTTGGTGGGGCGGCAGAGTGAACCGCTGGGGGAGGCGGCTGAGTTCTCGGCGGCCTGGGCGGTGGCGGAGCGTGAGCTGGCGGCGGATCAGGAGATCGTCGCGGCGGGCTACACGCAGTACGCGGTGCGGGCCGAGGCGGTCGAGTTCTGGCAGGGCGCGGCCGAGCGGCGGCATGTGCGGCTGGCCTACCGCAGGCCGGCCGAGGACGGGCAGTGGACGCGGCGGATGCTCTGGCCGTGA